A portion of the Cervus canadensis isolate Bull #8, Minnesota chromosome 26, ASM1932006v1, whole genome shotgun sequence genome contains these proteins:
- the SH3BP2 gene encoding SH3 domain-binding protein 2 isoform X4, with amino-acid sequence MAAEEMHWPVPMKAIGAQNLLTMPGGVAKAGYLHKKGGTQLQLLKWPLRFVVIHKRCIYYFKSSTSASPQGAFSLSGYNRVMRAAEETTSNNVFPFKIIHISKKHRTWFFSASSEDERKSWMALLRKEIGHFQEKKELPLDASDSSSDTDSFYGAIERPVDISLSPHPTDSEDYEHDDEDDSYLEPDSPDPGRPEDALIHPPAYPPPPVPTPRKPVFSEVPRAHSFTSKGPGPLLPPPPPKRGLPDAGPAPEDSRRELLALRRVEPSPRVPAVSRRMSDPPLNVLPPGPGLRKAPCFPENSSPSLEPRIPVHGVSPTSTAVAASRNCDKLKSFHLSPRGPPAPEPPPVPANKPKFLKMVEEGPPREAARPGPCVPPVAPRPPPLKLPVPEAADRPPVLPRPEKPALPHLQRSPPDGQSFRSFSFEKPRKAVQTDTLQADAGGEGSDDDYEKVPLPSSVFINTTESCEVERLFKTTSPQGAPQDGLYCIRNSSTKSGKVLVVWDETSSKVRNYRIFEKDSKFYLEGEVLFVSVGSLVEHYHTHVLPGHQSLLLQHPYGYARPR; translated from the exons GGCCTCTGCGCTTTGTGGTCATCCACAAACGGTGTATCTACTACTTCAAGAGCAGCACATCCGCCTCCCCGCAGGGCGCCTTCTCGCTGAGCGGCTACAACCG GGTGATGCGGGCGGCTGAGGAGACAACGTCCAACAATGTCTTCCCCTTCAAGATCATCCACATCAGCAAGAAGCACCGCACGTGGTTCTTCTCTGCCTCCTCGGAGGACGAGCGCAAG AGCTGGATGGCCTTGCTGCGCAAGGAGATCGGCCACTTCCAGGAGAAGAAGGAGCTGCCTCTGGATGCCag CGACTCCAGCTCGGACACCGATAGCTTCTACGGCGCCATCGAGCGGCCGGTGGACATCAGCCTGTCTCCGCACCCCACGGACAGCGAAG ACTACGAGCATGATGACGAGGACGACTCATACTTGGAGCCCGACTCCCCCGATCCCGGGAGGCCTGAGG ATGCCCTGATCCACCCACCGGcctaccccccgccccccgtgCCCACGCCCAGGAAGCCAGTCTTCTCTGAGGTGCCCCGCGCCCACTCCTTCACCTCAAAGGGTCCAGGCCCCTtgctgccacccccaccccccaagcgcGGCCTCCCCGACGCCGGCCCGGCCCCAGAGGACTCCAGGCGGGAGCTGCTGGCCCTTCGGCGGGTGGAGCCCAGCCCTAGGGTGCCCGCCGTCTCCCGGAGGATGAGCGACCCCCCACTGAACGTCCTGCCCCCTGGGCCCGGTCTCCGGAAAGCCCCTTGCTTCCCTGAGAACAGCAGCCCCAGCCTGGAGCCCAGGATCCCCGTGCACGGGGTCAGCCCCACCAGCACAGCCGTGGCCGCCTCCCGGAACTGTGACAAGCTCAAGTCCTTCCACCTGTCCCCCCGGGGGCCACCCGCACCCGAGCCCCCGCCCGTGCCGGCCAACAAGCCCAAGTTCCTGAAGATGGTGGAAGAGGGCCCCCCGAGGGAGGCGGCCAGGCCCGGACCCTGTGTGCCCCCTGTGGCCCCCCGGCCGCCTCCGCTGAAGCTGCCCGTGCCCGAGGCCGCAGACCGGCCCCCCGTCCTGCCCCGGCCAGAGAAGCCAGCGCTCCCGCACCTCCA GCGATCACCCCCTGATGGGCAGAGTTTCAGGAGCTTCTCCTTTGAAAAACCCCGGAAAGCTGTGCAGACTGACACGTTGCAGGCGGACGCTGGCGGGGAGGGCTCCGACGATGACTATGAGAAG GTGCCACTGCCCAGCTCAGTCTTCATCAACACCACCGAGTCCTGCGAGGTGGAAAG GCTCTTCAAGACCACGAGCCCCCAGGGGGCGCCCCAGGACGGTCTCTACTGCATCCGGAACTCCTCCACCAAGTCGGGGAAG GTTCTGGTCGTGTGGGATGAGACCTCCAGCAAAGTGAGGAACTACCGCATCTTTGAGAAG GACTCGAAGTTCTACCTGGAGGGAGAGGTCCTCTTTGTGAGCGTGGGCAGCCTGGTGGAACACTACCACACCCACGTGCTGCCCGGCCACCAGAGCCTGCTGCTGCAGCACCCGTACGGCTATGCCAGGCCCAGGTGA